Proteins encoded together in one Musa acuminata AAA Group cultivar baxijiao chromosome BXJ3-6, Cavendish_Baxijiao_AAA, whole genome shotgun sequence window:
- the LOC135641254 gene encoding probable serine/threonine-protein kinase WNK2 isoform X1 has protein sequence MPGDSSPEPEPDDPDTEFVEMDPSGRYGRYREVLGKGAFKTVYKAFDELEGIEVAWNQVKMTDLLRSADDYDRLCSEVLLLQTLKHKNIIKFYNSWLDDKNNNINFITEVFTSGTLRQYRKKHKHVDVRALKKWSRQILSGLHYLHSHDPPVIHRDLKCDNIFVNGNQGEVKIGDLGLAAILRHAHSAHSVIGTPEFMAPELYEEEYNELVDIYAFGMCLLELVTFEYPYIECTNAAQIYKKVTSGIKPASLAKVKDPGVRRFIEKCIANVSERLPAWELLLHPFLRLDMDNDSIGSLRPSPGQPDFVGHSNSRTSYDNEEPATTGRDFTVEGQRKDLNTISLKLRIADSTGQFRNIYFPFDIGADTSVSVATEMVAELDLTDQDVTTIAAMIDAEIQAYVPDWMPGYAFDNNSNDDTVSDSNSHASEAVDEVSALPNQSDYPSGGLTLERFPSGRKYWSGSPKATTVDLPSSPARSNSYSELDDLHGSEDISDEVYNGKGDSFNKDGQRERCPNDSFSAKQQRHFPHFSDSGDNRLDIGLSPLSSNFRNRSSSNRLNQDNEESASCAGSQMCHAPANSEQHKGNDQHVHETLLANESEDVRSVMHKLEHLLIEQQKELDDLEKKHSVAIAEILKELPPERHSDVLRKCCSKVSVSKMQK, from the exons ATGCCCGGAGACTCCTCGCCGGAGCCGGAGCCGGACGATCCGGACACCGAGTTCGTGGAGATGGATCCTAGTGGACGCTACGGCCGG TACAGGGAGGTCTTGGGGAAGGGCGCTTTCAAGACTGT CTACAAGGCTTTTGATGAGTTGGAAGGAATAGAGGTTGCTTGGAATCAGGTCAAGATGACGGATTTATTGCGGAGTGCCGATGACTATGACCGGCTCTGCTCGGAAGTTCTGTTGCTCCAGACTCTGAAGCACAAGAACATTATCAAGTTTTACAACTCGTGGCTGGACGACAAGAACAATAATATCAACTTTATAACTGAGGTCTTCACCTCCGGGACATTGCGACA GTATAGGAAAAAACACAAGCATGTGGATGTAAGGGCATTGAAGAAGTGGTCGAGGCAAATCTTGAGTGGACTTCACTACCTCCATAGCCATGATCCACCAGTTATCCATAGGGACCTGAAATGTGATAACATATTTGTAAATGGAAACCAAGGGGAGGTGAAGATAGGTGACCTAGGATTGGCAGCCATTCTTCGCCATGCTCACTCAGCTCATAGTGTCATTG GGACACCTGAGTTCATGGCTCCAGAACTTTATGAGGAAGAATATAATGAGCTTGTTGATATATATGCATTTGGCATGTGTCTGTTAGAGTTGGTGACTTTCGAGTATCCATACATCGAATGCACTAATGCAGCACAAATATACAAGAAAGTGACCTCG GGAATCAAACCTGCTTCATTGGCTAAGGTGAAGGATCCAGGAGTCAGGAGGTTTATTGAAAAATGCATTGCCAACGTTTCCGAGAGATTGCCTGCATGGGAATTATTATTACACCCTTTTCTCCGACTCGATATGGACAATGACAGCATAGGTTCCCTGAGACCATCTCCAGGCCAGCCAG ATTTTGTTGGCCACTCCAATTCAAGAACAAGTTATGACAATGAAGAACCAGCTACAACTGGTCGAGATTTCACTGTGGAAGGTCAACGCAAAGACCTCAACACGATATCCTTGAAGCTCCGCATCGCTGATTCGACAG GTCAATTTCGCAACATTTATTTCCCATTTGATATTGGAGCAGACACATCAGTAAGTGTTGCCACAGAAATGGTGGCAGAATTGGACCTTACGGATCAAGATGTCACAACCATTGCTGCAATGATAGATGCTGAGATACAGGCATATGTCCCAGATTGGATGCCAGGATATGCTTTTGACAATAATAGCAATGATGATACTGTTTCAGATAGCAATAGCCATGCATccgaagctgtagatgaagtttcTGCTTTGCCCAATCAATCAGATTATCCTTCTGGCGGTCTTACACTGGAACGGTTCCCTTCTGGTCGCAAGTATTGGTCTGGTTCTCCAAAGGCAACTACTGTGGACTTGCCATCATCTCCTGCACGTTCTAATTCATATTCCGAGTTGGATGATCTGCATGGAAGTGAAGACATATCTGATGAGGTTTACAATGGGAAGGGTGATTCTTTTAACAAGGATGGCCAGAGAGAACGTTGCCCAAATGACAGCTTTTCAGCCAAACAACAGAGACATTTCCCACATTTTAGCGACAGTGGTGACAATAGACTGGATATTGGTTTGTCACCGTTATCTTCTAATTTCAGAAACCGGTCCTCCAGTAACAGGCTAAACCAGGATAATGAAGAATCAGCTTCATGCGCTGGATCTCAGATGTGTCATGCCCCAGCCAACTCTGAGCAGCACAAAGGCAATGATCAACATGTACATGAAACTTTGCTTGCAAATGAGTCCGAAGATGTGCGGTCCGTCATGCACAAATTAGAGCATTTGTTGATTGAGCAGCAGAAGGAACTCGATGATTTAGAAAAGAAGCATAGTGTTGCCATAgcagaaattttgaaggaactacctcCTGAGCGGCACAGTGATGTTCTACGAAAATGCTGCTCAAAAGTTAGTGTTAGTAAGATGCAAAAATAA
- the LOC135641254 gene encoding probable serine/threonine-protein kinase WNK2 isoform X2: MTDLLRSADDYDRLCSEVLLLQTLKHKNIIKFYNSWLDDKNNNINFITEVFTSGTLRQYRKKHKHVDVRALKKWSRQILSGLHYLHSHDPPVIHRDLKCDNIFVNGNQGEVKIGDLGLAAILRHAHSAHSVIGTPEFMAPELYEEEYNELVDIYAFGMCLLELVTFEYPYIECTNAAQIYKKVTSGIKPASLAKVKDPGVRRFIEKCIANVSERLPAWELLLHPFLRLDMDNDSIGSLRPSPGQPDFVGHSNSRTSYDNEEPATTGRDFTVEGQRKDLNTISLKLRIADSTGQFRNIYFPFDIGADTSVSVATEMVAELDLTDQDVTTIAAMIDAEIQAYVPDWMPGYAFDNNSNDDTVSDSNSHASEAVDEVSALPNQSDYPSGGLTLERFPSGRKYWSGSPKATTVDLPSSPARSNSYSELDDLHGSEDISDEVYNGKGDSFNKDGQRERCPNDSFSAKQQRHFPHFSDSGDNRLDIGLSPLSSNFRNRSSSNRLNQDNEESASCAGSQMCHAPANSEQHKGNDQHVHETLLANESEDVRSVMHKLEHLLIEQQKELDDLEKKHSVAIAEILKELPPERHSDVLRKCCSKVSVSKMQK, encoded by the exons ATGACGGATTTATTGCGGAGTGCCGATGACTATGACCGGCTCTGCTCGGAAGTTCTGTTGCTCCAGACTCTGAAGCACAAGAACATTATCAAGTTTTACAACTCGTGGCTGGACGACAAGAACAATAATATCAACTTTATAACTGAGGTCTTCACCTCCGGGACATTGCGACA GTATAGGAAAAAACACAAGCATGTGGATGTAAGGGCATTGAAGAAGTGGTCGAGGCAAATCTTGAGTGGACTTCACTACCTCCATAGCCATGATCCACCAGTTATCCATAGGGACCTGAAATGTGATAACATATTTGTAAATGGAAACCAAGGGGAGGTGAAGATAGGTGACCTAGGATTGGCAGCCATTCTTCGCCATGCTCACTCAGCTCATAGTGTCATTG GGACACCTGAGTTCATGGCTCCAGAACTTTATGAGGAAGAATATAATGAGCTTGTTGATATATATGCATTTGGCATGTGTCTGTTAGAGTTGGTGACTTTCGAGTATCCATACATCGAATGCACTAATGCAGCACAAATATACAAGAAAGTGACCTCG GGAATCAAACCTGCTTCATTGGCTAAGGTGAAGGATCCAGGAGTCAGGAGGTTTATTGAAAAATGCATTGCCAACGTTTCCGAGAGATTGCCTGCATGGGAATTATTATTACACCCTTTTCTCCGACTCGATATGGACAATGACAGCATAGGTTCCCTGAGACCATCTCCAGGCCAGCCAG ATTTTGTTGGCCACTCCAATTCAAGAACAAGTTATGACAATGAAGAACCAGCTACAACTGGTCGAGATTTCACTGTGGAAGGTCAACGCAAAGACCTCAACACGATATCCTTGAAGCTCCGCATCGCTGATTCGACAG GTCAATTTCGCAACATTTATTTCCCATTTGATATTGGAGCAGACACATCAGTAAGTGTTGCCACAGAAATGGTGGCAGAATTGGACCTTACGGATCAAGATGTCACAACCATTGCTGCAATGATAGATGCTGAGATACAGGCATATGTCCCAGATTGGATGCCAGGATATGCTTTTGACAATAATAGCAATGATGATACTGTTTCAGATAGCAATAGCCATGCATccgaagctgtagatgaagtttcTGCTTTGCCCAATCAATCAGATTATCCTTCTGGCGGTCTTACACTGGAACGGTTCCCTTCTGGTCGCAAGTATTGGTCTGGTTCTCCAAAGGCAACTACTGTGGACTTGCCATCATCTCCTGCACGTTCTAATTCATATTCCGAGTTGGATGATCTGCATGGAAGTGAAGACATATCTGATGAGGTTTACAATGGGAAGGGTGATTCTTTTAACAAGGATGGCCAGAGAGAACGTTGCCCAAATGACAGCTTTTCAGCCAAACAACAGAGACATTTCCCACATTTTAGCGACAGTGGTGACAATAGACTGGATATTGGTTTGTCACCGTTATCTTCTAATTTCAGAAACCGGTCCTCCAGTAACAGGCTAAACCAGGATAATGAAGAATCAGCTTCATGCGCTGGATCTCAGATGTGTCATGCCCCAGCCAACTCTGAGCAGCACAAAGGCAATGATCAACATGTACATGAAACTTTGCTTGCAAATGAGTCCGAAGATGTGCGGTCCGTCATGCACAAATTAGAGCATTTGTTGATTGAGCAGCAGAAGGAACTCGATGATTTAGAAAAGAAGCATAGTGTTGCCATAgcagaaattttgaaggaactacctcCTGAGCGGCACAGTGATGTTCTACGAAAATGCTGCTCAAAAGTTAGTGTTAGTAAGATGCAAAAATAA
- the LOC135641622 gene encoding uncharacterized protein LOC135641622 isoform X2, which translates to MPEAGYYSSKKTDDICEDLCGETSRGGLSMSRLRCALRGFDLKALLLLFIGAPVVIFIIYLHGQKVTYFLRPLWESPPKPFRTILHYYHPNVSMEQLCRLHGWGIRDNPRRVFDAVLFSNELDMLEIRWHELSPYISEFVLLESNSTFTGLRKPLVFASNRRRFEFSESRLTYGTVGGRFVKGENPFVEESYQRVALDQLIKIAGIEDDDLLIMSDVDEIPSGHTIDLLRWCDEIPEKLHLQLRNYLYSFEFHLDDKSWRASVHRYRGGKTRYAHFRQSNDLFADSGWHCSFCFRHISQFIFKMTAYSHVDRVRFAYYLNPSRIQDVICRGADLFDMLPEEYTFQQIIAKLGPIPSSYSAVHLPSYLIQNVDQYRYLLPRNCKRESE; encoded by the exons ATGCCGGAAGCCGGGTATTATTCATCCAAAAAGACGGACGACATCTGCGAGGACCTCTGCGGCGAG ACGTCGAGGGGAGGGCTGAGCATGTCGCGGCTGCGGTGCGCCCTCCGGGGGTTCGATCTCAAGGCATTGCTGCTTCTCTTCATCGGCGCTCCCGTCGTTATCTTTATCATCTACTTGCATGGCCAGAAGGTCACCTACTTCCTCCGGCCTCTCTGGGAGTCCCCTCCCAAGCCCTTCCGCACCATCCTCCATTACTACCACCCCAACGTCTCCATGGAGCAACTCTGCCGACTCCACGGGTGGGGCATCCGCGACAACCCTCGCCGCGTCTTTGATGCCGTCCTCTTCAGCAATGAGCTCGACATGCTCGAGATCCGGTGGCACGAGCTCAGCCCCTACATCTCCGAATTCGTCCTCCTCGAGTCCAATTCCACCTTCACCGGGCTGAGGAAGCCCCTCGTCTTTGCCAGCAACCGGCGCCGCTTCGAGTTTTCTGAGTCTCGGCTGACCTATGGCACCGTGGGAGGAAGGTTCGTGAAGGGGGAGAATCCATTTGTGGAGGAGTCGTATCAGAGAGTGGCGCTTGATCAGCTTATTAAGATAGCGGGCATAGAAGATGATGACTTGCTAATCATGTCGGACGTTGACGAGATCCCTAGCGGTCATACGATCGACCTCCTGAGATGGTGTGATGAGATCCCCGAGAAGCTTCATCTCCAGCTCCGGAACTATCTCTACTCCTTTGAGTTTCACCTTGATGACAAGAGCTGGAGGGCTTCGGTTCACAGGTACCGAGGAGGGAAGACCAGATATGCTCATTTCCGCCAGTCCAATGATCTCTTTGCTGATTCAGGGTGGCACTGCAGCTTCTGCTTCCGTCATATTAGCCAATTCATATTCAAGATGACGGCATACAGTCACGTTGATCGAGTGAGATTTGCCTACTATCTGAATCCTTCGCGAATTCAAGATGTGATATGCCGAGGAGCAGATCTGTTTGACATGCTTCCGGAGGAGTATACGTTCCAACAAATCATTGCCAAGTTGGGGCCAATACCTAGTTCATATTCTGCTGTTCATCTTCCTAGTTACCTGATTCAGAATGTTGACCAGTACCGATACCTCTTGCCTAGGAACTGCAAGCGAGAAAGTGAGTAA
- the LOC135641622 gene encoding uncharacterized protein LOC135641622 isoform X1 produces MPEAGYYSSKKTDDICEDLCGEQTSRGGLSMSRLRCALRGFDLKALLLLFIGAPVVIFIIYLHGQKVTYFLRPLWESPPKPFRTILHYYHPNVSMEQLCRLHGWGIRDNPRRVFDAVLFSNELDMLEIRWHELSPYISEFVLLESNSTFTGLRKPLVFASNRRRFEFSESRLTYGTVGGRFVKGENPFVEESYQRVALDQLIKIAGIEDDDLLIMSDVDEIPSGHTIDLLRWCDEIPEKLHLQLRNYLYSFEFHLDDKSWRASVHRYRGGKTRYAHFRQSNDLFADSGWHCSFCFRHISQFIFKMTAYSHVDRVRFAYYLNPSRIQDVICRGADLFDMLPEEYTFQQIIAKLGPIPSSYSAVHLPSYLIQNVDQYRYLLPRNCKRESE; encoded by the exons ATGCCGGAAGCCGGGTATTATTCATCCAAAAAGACGGACGACATCTGCGAGGACCTCTGCGGCGAG cAGACGTCGAGGGGAGGGCTGAGCATGTCGCGGCTGCGGTGCGCCCTCCGGGGGTTCGATCTCAAGGCATTGCTGCTTCTCTTCATCGGCGCTCCCGTCGTTATCTTTATCATCTACTTGCATGGCCAGAAGGTCACCTACTTCCTCCGGCCTCTCTGGGAGTCCCCTCCCAAGCCCTTCCGCACCATCCTCCATTACTACCACCCCAACGTCTCCATGGAGCAACTCTGCCGACTCCACGGGTGGGGCATCCGCGACAACCCTCGCCGCGTCTTTGATGCCGTCCTCTTCAGCAATGAGCTCGACATGCTCGAGATCCGGTGGCACGAGCTCAGCCCCTACATCTCCGAATTCGTCCTCCTCGAGTCCAATTCCACCTTCACCGGGCTGAGGAAGCCCCTCGTCTTTGCCAGCAACCGGCGCCGCTTCGAGTTTTCTGAGTCTCGGCTGACCTATGGCACCGTGGGAGGAAGGTTCGTGAAGGGGGAGAATCCATTTGTGGAGGAGTCGTATCAGAGAGTGGCGCTTGATCAGCTTATTAAGATAGCGGGCATAGAAGATGATGACTTGCTAATCATGTCGGACGTTGACGAGATCCCTAGCGGTCATACGATCGACCTCCTGAGATGGTGTGATGAGATCCCCGAGAAGCTTCATCTCCAGCTCCGGAACTATCTCTACTCCTTTGAGTTTCACCTTGATGACAAGAGCTGGAGGGCTTCGGTTCACAGGTACCGAGGAGGGAAGACCAGATATGCTCATTTCCGCCAGTCCAATGATCTCTTTGCTGATTCAGGGTGGCACTGCAGCTTCTGCTTCCGTCATATTAGCCAATTCATATTCAAGATGACGGCATACAGTCACGTTGATCGAGTGAGATTTGCCTACTATCTGAATCCTTCGCGAATTCAAGATGTGATATGCCGAGGAGCAGATCTGTTTGACATGCTTCCGGAGGAGTATACGTTCCAACAAATCATTGCCAAGTTGGGGCCAATACCTAGTTCATATTCTGCTGTTCATCTTCCTAGTTACCTGATTCAGAATGTTGACCAGTACCGATACCTCTTGCCTAGGAACTGCAAGCGAGAAAGTGAGTAA